A window of the Brassica napus cultivar Da-Ae chromosome C5, Da-Ae, whole genome shotgun sequence genome harbors these coding sequences:
- the LOC111211124 gene encoding protein MULTIPLE CHLOROPLAST DIVISION SITE 1-like isoform X2 gives MASIDSLRFHSLCNLQSSIGRSKLQIPSSLVVFRRRHKNLNWVQVQTNQRFVCKSIGDESSTPDEETQNDDNEEDDAVSTQSNTATDSETSISRFRSMITTIANDSENSISRLGSMVATLPPVVFLMNKCSGNSVWIGISIVATVLLASIRAYAIRKSRDNRPAGSVSDLVRRGQLRSGDRRGISKAMNYEDPFNNPFVKVGKGSSTVEMCGKVYKLAPVTLTEKEQSIHQKRRSRAYQWKRPTVFLKEGDSIPPDVDPDTVRWIPANHPFATTVSDIDQDLAQNNVYQKQGVPFRIRAEHEAMQKKLEALQNEEKLNNLGIDSQNARDFQRPYKFSSKLEEDENVQKNSQENHTGDSSSEETQKS, from the exons ATGGCGTCCATTGATTCTCTCCGGTTCCATTCTCTCTGCAATCTCCAG TCGTCGATTGGAAGATCCAAGCTCCAGATTCCTTCAAGCTTGGTTGTCTTCAGACGCAGACACAAGAATCTAAACTGGGTTCAAGTCCAAACCAACCAAAGGTTCGTGTGCAAATCGATTGGTGACGAATCCTCGACTCCAGATGAAGAAACTCAGAATGATGATAATGAGGAAGATGATGCTGTCTCGACTCAGAGTAACACGGCCACTGACTCCGAGACTTCGATTTCGAGATTCCGGAGCATGATTACCACCATTGCCAACGATTCCGAGAATTCAATCTCGAGACTTGGAAGTATGGTTGCCACTCTTCCTCCTGTCGTCTTCTTG ATGAACAAGTGCTCAGGGAACAGCGTTTGGATCGGTATAAGCATCGTAGCTACAGTTCTGCTCGCTTCTATACGAGCTTATGCAATAAGGAAGTCGAGAGATAACCGTCCTGCTGGCTCTGTTTCTGATCTTGTGAGACGTGGCCAGCTGAGATCTGGTGATAGAAGAGGCAT CTCAAAGGCTATGAACTACGAAGATCCATTCAACAACCCTTTTGTTAAAGTTGGTAAAGGAAGCTCAACGGTGGAGATGTGCGGGAAAGTTTATAAGTTAGCTCCAGTCACACTTACGGAGAAAGAACAAAGCATTCATCAGAAGAGGAGGTCAAGAGCTTACCAGTGGAAAAGACCAACAGTTTTCCTCAAGGAAGGAGACTCAATACCGCCTGATGTTGATCCTGATACTGTCAGATGGATCCCTGCCAATCATCCGTTCGCAACCACGGTTAGCGATATCGATCAGGACCTCGCTCAGAACAATGTTTATCAAAAGCAAGGTGTTCCTTTCCGGATTCGTGCTGAGCATGAAGCTATGCAGAAGAAGCTTGAAGCTTTACAAAAT GAGGAGAAGTTGAATAATTTGGGTATTGACAGTCAAAATGCCAGAGATTTTCAGAGGCCATACAAGTTCTCAAGCAAGCTCGAAGAAGACGAGAATGTTCAGAAGAATTCTCAGGAGAATCATACCGGCGATTCATCCTCCGAGGAGACGCAAAAGTCCTGA
- the LOC111211124 gene encoding protein MULTIPLE CHLOROPLAST DIVISION SITE 1-like isoform X1, with protein MASIDSLRFHSLCNLQSSIGRSKLQIPSSLVVFRRRHKNLNWVQVQTNQRFVCKSIGDESSTPDEETQNDDNEEDDAVSTQSNTATDSETSISRFRSMITTIANDSENSISRLGSMVATLPPVVFLMNKCSGNSVWIGISIVATVLLASIRAYAIRKSRDNRPAGSVSDLVRRGQLRSGDRRGISSKAMNYEDPFNNPFVKVGKGSSTVEMCGKVYKLAPVTLTEKEQSIHQKRRSRAYQWKRPTVFLKEGDSIPPDVDPDTVRWIPANHPFATTVSDIDQDLAQNNVYQKQGVPFRIRAEHEAMQKKLEALQNEEKLNNLGIDSQNARDFQRPYKFSSKLEEDENVQKNSQENHTGDSSSEETQKS; from the exons ATGGCGTCCATTGATTCTCTCCGGTTCCATTCTCTCTGCAATCTCCAG TCGTCGATTGGAAGATCCAAGCTCCAGATTCCTTCAAGCTTGGTTGTCTTCAGACGCAGACACAAGAATCTAAACTGGGTTCAAGTCCAAACCAACCAAAGGTTCGTGTGCAAATCGATTGGTGACGAATCCTCGACTCCAGATGAAGAAACTCAGAATGATGATAATGAGGAAGATGATGCTGTCTCGACTCAGAGTAACACGGCCACTGACTCCGAGACTTCGATTTCGAGATTCCGGAGCATGATTACCACCATTGCCAACGATTCCGAGAATTCAATCTCGAGACTTGGAAGTATGGTTGCCACTCTTCCTCCTGTCGTCTTCTTG ATGAACAAGTGCTCAGGGAACAGCGTTTGGATCGGTATAAGCATCGTAGCTACAGTTCTGCTCGCTTCTATACGAGCTTATGCAATAAGGAAGTCGAGAGATAACCGTCCTGCTGGCTCTGTTTCTGATCTTGTGAGACGTGGCCAGCTGAGATCTGGTGATAGAAGAGGCAT CAGCTCAAAGGCTATGAACTACGAAGATCCATTCAACAACCCTTTTGTTAAAGTTGGTAAAGGAAGCTCAACGGTGGAGATGTGCGGGAAAGTTTATAAGTTAGCTCCAGTCACACTTACGGAGAAAGAACAAAGCATTCATCAGAAGAGGAGGTCAAGAGCTTACCAGTGGAAAAGACCAACAGTTTTCCTCAAGGAAGGAGACTCAATACCGCCTGATGTTGATCCTGATACTGTCAGATGGATCCCTGCCAATCATCCGTTCGCAACCACGGTTAGCGATATCGATCAGGACCTCGCTCAGAACAATGTTTATCAAAAGCAAGGTGTTCCTTTCCGGATTCGTGCTGAGCATGAAGCTATGCAGAAGAAGCTTGAAGCTTTACAAAAT GAGGAGAAGTTGAATAATTTGGGTATTGACAGTCAAAATGCCAGAGATTTTCAGAGGCCATACAAGTTCTCAAGCAAGCTCGAAGAAGACGAGAATGTTCAGAAGAATTCTCAGGAGAATCATACCGGCGATTCATCCTCCGAGGAGACGCAAAAGTCCTGA
- the LOC111211123 gene encoding monosaccharide-sensing protein 1-like, producing the protein MKGATLVALAATIGNFLQGWDNATIAGAMVYINKDMNLATSVQGLVVAMSLIGATVITTCSGPISDWLGRRPMLILASVMYFLSGLIMLWSPNVYVLCLARLLDGFGAGLAVTLVPVYISETAPPEIRGQLNTLPQFLGSGGMFLSYCMVFTMSLSDAPSWRAMLGVLSIPSLVYLLFTVFYLPESPRWLVSKGRMDEAKKVLQMLCGREDVTDEMALLVEGLDIGGEKTLEDLLVTLEEHETLETVDEDGQMRLLGTHENQSYIARPVTDQQQSSLGLRSRHGSLANQSGIHKDPIVGLFDSLHEKMPEAGGNTKSGIFGSMFSTNADVPHMKPAHWEKDVESQFNKDHDDYATDDNAPDDDSDNDLRSPLMSRQATSTDKDVIPHPTGGSTLSMRRHSTLNGENSMGIGGGWHMGYRYDNGEYKRYYLKEDGAESRRGSIVSLPGGHDGGSYVHASALVSRSVLGPKSVHGSDVAPPTGPLWSALLEPGVKRALVVGVGIQILQQFSGINGVLYYTPQILERAGVDILLSSFGLSSISASFLISGLTTLLMLPAIVVAMRLMDVSGRRALLLWTIPVLIVSLVALFISELVQISKVVNAALSTVCVVLYICFFVMGYGPIPNILCSEIFPTRVRGLCIAICAMVFWICDIIVTYSLPVLLSSIGLVGVFSIYAAVCVISWVFVYLKVPETKGMPLEVITDYFAFGAQASAPSKDDT; encoded by the exons ATGAAGGGAGCGACCCTCGTTGCTCTCGCCGCCACTATCGGCAATTTCTTGCAAGGATGGGACAATGCCACCATTGCTG GAGCAATGGTTTATATCAACAAAGATATGAATCTAGCAACCTCTGTTCAAGGTCTTGTTGTAGCAATGTCATTGATCGGTGCAACGGTCATCACCACTTGCTCTGGACCCATCTCTGATTGGCTCGGGAGACGCCCCATGCTGATTCTAGCATCGGTCATGTATTTCCTCAGCGGTTTGATAATGCTTTGGTCTCCAAACGTCTATGTCCTATGCTTAGCTAGGCTTCTTGATGGGTTTGGTGCCGGTCTCGCCGTTACCCTTGTCCCTGTTTACATCTCTGAGACCGCTCCTCCAGAGATCAGAGGACAGCTCAACACTCTTCCTCAGTTTCTTGGCTCTGGTGGAATGTTTCTGTCTTACTGCATGGTTTTCACTATGTCCCTGAGCGATGCTCCTAGCTGGAGAGCCATGCTCGGTGTCCTATCTATCCCTTCTCTCGTGTATTTGTTATTCACGGTGTTTTATTTGCCCGAGTCGCCTCGTTGGTTGGTTAGTAAAGGAAGAATGGATGAGGCTAAGAAGGTTCTTCAAATGTTATGTGGCAGAGAAGATGTTACCG atgaGATGGCTTTGCTTGTTGAAGGATTAGACATTGGTGGAGAAAAGACATTAGAGGATCTCTTAGTAACGTTGGAGGAACATGAAACACTTGAAACTGTCGATGAGGACGGACAAATGAGGCTTCTCGGAACACACGAGAACCAATCTTACATTGCTCGACCCGTCACGGACCAACAACAGAGTTCACTTGGGCTACGTTCTCGCCACGGAAGCTTAGCAAACCAAAGCGGGATCCACAAAGACCCGATCGTGGGTCTATTCGACAGTCTACACGAGAAGATGCCTGAAGCAGGTGGAAACACAAAGAGTGGGATCTTCGGAAGCATGTTCAGCACTAACGCTGACGTGCCCCACATGAAACCAGCTCACTGGGAGAAAGACGTCGAGAGCCAGTTCAACAAAGACCACGATGACTACGCCACCGATGACAATGCACCTGATGACGACTCGGATAACGATCTTCGCAGCCCGTTGATGTCGCGTCAGGCCACAAGCACGGACAAGGACGTGATCCCACATCCTACAGGAGGAAGCACGCTGAGCATGAGACGCCACAGCACGCTTAACGGTGAAAACAGCATGGGGATCGGCGGTGGTTGGCACATGGGATACAGATACGACAACGGCGAGTACAAACGTTATTACCTTAAAGAAGACGGTGCAGAGTCTCGCCGTGGCTCAATCGTTTCTCTTCCTGGTGGTCACGATGGAGGCAGCTACGTTCACGCTTCAGCCCTTGTGAGCAGATCAGTTCTTGGTCCTAAGTCGGTCCATGGATCTGACGTGGCCCCTCCCACTGGACCGCTCTGGTCGGCTCTTCTTGAGCCTGGTGTTAAGCGTGCGTTGGTTGTTGGTGTTGGGATTCAGATACTACAGCAGTTTTCAGGTATCAATGGAGTTCTTTACTACACTCCTCAGATTCTTGAACGTGCTGGTGTAGACATTCTTCTCTCAAGCTTCGGTCTAAGCTCCATCTCGGCGTCGTTCCTCATCAGTGGGTTAACAACTTTACTCATGCTTCCAGCTATTGTCGTTGCCATGAGACTCATGGATGTCTCTGGAAGAAG GGCATTGCTTCTCTGGACGATCCCTGTCCTCATCGTCTCACTTGTCGCCCTTTTCATCAGCGAGCTTGTCCAGATCAGCAAAGTTGTTAACGCAGCGCTCTCAACGGTGTGCGTTGTGCTATACATCTGCTTCTTCGTGATGGGTTACGGTCCCATTCCAAACATCCTCTGTTCTGAAATCTTCCCGACAAGAGTCCGTGGTCTCTGCATCGCCATTTGCGCTATGGTGTTCTGGATTTGTGACATTATTGTCACTTACTCGCTTCCTGTTCTCCTCAGCTCCATTGGACTCGTCGGTGTGTTCAGTATCTACGCTGCGGTTTGCGTGATCTCGTGGGTCTTTGTTTACTTGAAGGTTCCGGAGACTAAAGGTATGCCTTTGGAGGTTATCACAGACTACTTTGCCTTTGGAGCTCAAGCTTCTGCTCCTTCTAAGGAcgatacatga